A DNA window from Balneolaceae bacterium contains the following coding sequences:
- the mreC gene encoding rod shape-determining protein MreC, protein MRFRLPRISDAKDHILAAVLLVLASALMLGRYQGGIDNLRKVSITLFSYLEEPLSNIRVYRQALKTNAYLRKQNVLLQDEVSRLRAAGQRNEELRSLLNFQSESTLQMEPVRVVAKEINQINNFLTVDAGAEADIEVGMPMVAADGLVGKVILTSGSYAQVMPFYNSAFRVSARLLRSSQPGIVSWEGTSGIAMGELVLNYVPQTVPVDTGEVVVTSGFSNQFPADIPIGRVIRTEPLEGRETQRIYLRPYVDIRPLAEGFLVRFTPDTTISNLNEAYREMFE, encoded by the coding sequence ATGCGCTTCCGACTCCCACGCATATCCGACGCTAAGGACCACATCCTGGCGGCTGTGCTGCTGGTACTCGCCTCAGCCCTGATGCTGGGACGCTACCAGGGGGGCATCGACAACCTGCGCAAAGTCTCCATCACCCTCTTTTCCTACCTGGAGGAGCCCCTTTCCAACATACGGGTCTACCGGCAGGCCTTGAAGACCAACGCCTACCTGCGCAAGCAGAACGTGCTGCTGCAGGACGAGGTAAGCCGCCTGCGCGCCGCCGGGCAGCGCAACGAGGAGCTGCGTTCCCTGCTCAACTTCCAAAGCGAAAGCACCCTGCAGATGGAGCCTGTGCGCGTGGTGGCCAAAGAGATTAACCAGATCAATAATTTCCTGACGGTGGACGCCGGCGCAGAAGCCGACATCGAGGTGGGCATGCCCATGGTGGCGGCCGACGGACTGGTGGGCAAGGTGATCCTCACCTCCGGCTCCTACGCCCAGGTCATGCCCTTCTACAATTCCGCCTTCAGGGTCAGCGCCAGGCTGCTGCGTTCCAGTCAGCCCGGCATCGTCTCCTGGGAGGGTACCAGCGGCATTGCCATGGGCGAACTGGTGCTCAACTACGTGCCCCAGACCGTGCCGGTGGACACCGGTGAGGTGGTGGTCACCTCGGGCTTCAGCAATCAGTTTCCTGCCGACATTCCCATAGGCCGGGTGATACGCACCGAGCCCCTGGAGGGCAGGGAGACCCAGCGCATCTATCTGCGGCCCTACGTGGACATACGTCCCCTGGCCGAAGGTTTCCTGGTGCGCTTCACGCCGGACACCACCATCTCAAACCTGAACGAGGCCTACCGGGAGATGTTTGAATGA
- the mreD gene encoding rod shape-determining protein MreD has translation MSGKQIKQIALGLGMVAVQVMLFRHLKILDMQPDLVLVFLLWYMSRADRTSAILMGALLGLTQDAMMDLWGLNMFSKTFIAFAGHNLLPGGSETRLLLNQVALTVLIAALAHNLVFLGLNWVVDIYSGEFIFWRHWLGSSVYTAALAGFIHLFRTR, from the coding sequence ATGAGCGGAAAGCAGATTAAGCAGATAGCGCTGGGACTTGGCATGGTGGCGGTGCAGGTGATGCTCTTCCGCCATCTCAAAATCCTGGACATGCAGCCCGACCTGGTGCTGGTGTTCCTGCTCTGGTACATGAGCCGCGCCGACCGGACCTCCGCTATTCTTATGGGTGCACTGCTGGGACTTACCCAGGACGCCATGATGGATCTCTGGGGACTAAATATGTTCTCCAAAACGTTTATAGCCTTTGCGGGACACAACCTATTGCCAGGCGGCAGCGAGACCCGCCTGCTGCTGAACCAGGTGGCCCTGACCGTCCTGATCGCCGCCCTTGCCCACAACCTGGTCTTCCTGGGACTGAATTGGGTCGTCGATATCTACTCCGGGGAGTTCATATTCTGGCGCCACTGGCTGGGCAGCAGTGTCTACACGGCCGCGCTGGCGGGCTTTATTCACCTGTTCCGCACCCGATAA
- the mrdA gene encoding penicillin-binding protein 2, producing the protein MHYRSKQRTKTSIRVLQIAMGGLALIILGRLVQLQIVEHDTYGPLSRENALRQETVTPARGLIFDRNGRLLVDNEPIYTITITPARYDNSKSPVLADIMDVSLDVVERRVQEARDYSWYRSSRLFTEVDFRKFSVLQENIWRLPGIGHQLESKRHYPVDSLQASHVMGYLREVSQQEYESSRNYHLGDKVGKSGLEMVYENHLRGESGIEYIKINALGQSLGSYDNGSLDESPVKGADLYTTLDAGLQVLAEDLMEGLRGAAVAIDPDNGAILSLVSAPQYDIRKLSGRIDSAYWQQVNADTTDPLYNRAISSIQPPGSTFKPLMALMGLEMGLITPETEINNPGYYQRGRRYNDLAPPGAYDVGRALEESSNTFFFWLMDRMANSRSINRWHELASDFGFGKASNVDLPYENAGILPDSAWLNRNLGEGRWGIGDMMSLGVGQGFISATPLQMAQLAAQIGNGGYRIRPHLVNTIRQSDGTVRYTDTPREKIAWVDEENLEVVKSGMRRVVQNGGARIYADLDSVRVAGKTGTAQNPHGADHGWFIAFAPMDDPQIAVAVLVENAGYGSQSAAPIASLMIEQYLNGRIGDSWERQFTRQRVEELKAELRGGGSADSVAVPTTAPSNTEDDPQ; encoded by the coding sequence ATGCACTACCGCTCCAAACAGCGAACTAAAACCTCCATCCGGGTCCTCCAGATCGCGATGGGCGGGCTTGCCCTGATCATCCTGGGAAGGCTGGTGCAGCTGCAGATTGTGGAGCACGACACCTACGGACCTCTCAGCCGCGAGAACGCCCTCCGGCAGGAGACGGTAACACCGGCACGGGGACTGATCTTCGACCGCAACGGGCGGCTGCTGGTGGACAACGAACCCATCTATACCATCACCATCACACCCGCCCGCTACGACAACAGCAAAAGTCCCGTGCTGGCCGACATCATGGACGTGTCCCTGGACGTCGTGGAGCGGAGGGTTCAGGAGGCGCGCGACTACTCATGGTACCGCTCCTCGCGGCTATTCACGGAGGTGGACTTCCGCAAATTCTCAGTACTGCAGGAGAACATTTGGAGGCTCCCCGGCATCGGACACCAGTTGGAGAGCAAGCGACACTACCCGGTGGACAGCCTGCAGGCCTCCCACGTGATGGGCTACCTGCGGGAGGTCTCCCAGCAGGAGTACGAAAGCTCCCGGAACTACCACCTGGGCGACAAGGTGGGCAAGAGCGGACTGGAAATGGTCTACGAAAACCACCTGCGCGGGGAGTCGGGCATCGAGTACATCAAGATCAACGCGCTCGGGCAGTCCCTCGGCAGTTACGACAACGGTTCGCTCGACGAGTCACCGGTCAAGGGGGCCGACCTCTACACCACCCTTGACGCCGGCCTTCAGGTATTGGCGGAGGATCTCATGGAAGGGCTGCGCGGTGCGGCCGTGGCCATAGACCCCGACAACGGGGCCATTCTCTCCCTGGTGAGCGCTCCCCAGTACGATATCCGCAAGCTCTCCGGACGCATCGACTCGGCCTATTGGCAACAGGTCAACGCCGACACCACCGACCCCCTCTACAACCGCGCCATCTCCAGCATCCAGCCGCCGGGTTCCACCTTCAAGCCTCTGATGGCGTTAATGGGACTTGAAATGGGCCTTATTACCCCCGAAACCGAGATCAACAACCCGGGTTACTACCAGCGCGGTCGCCGTTACAACGACCTGGCCCCCCCGGGCGCCTACGATGTGGGACGCGCCCTGGAGGAGTCGTCCAATACCTTCTTTTTCTGGCTGATGGACCGCATGGCCAATAGTCGCAGCATCAACCGCTGGCACGAGCTGGCTTCCGATTTCGGCTTTGGCAAGGCCAGCAACGTGGACCTGCCCTATGAAAACGCCGGCATCCTTCCCGACTCCGCCTGGCTGAACCGCAACCTGGGCGAAGGGCGCTGGGGCATTGGCGACATGATGAGCCTGGGGGTGGGACAGGGTTTCATATCGGCAACCCCCCTCCAAATGGCGCAGCTTGCCGCCCAGATCGGCAATGGGGGATACCGCATTCGTCCCCACCTGGTCAACACCATCCGCCAGAGCGACGGTACGGTGCGCTACACCGATACGCCCCGCGAGAAGATCGCTTGGGTGGACGAGGAGAACCTCGAGGTGGTCAAAAGCGGCATGCGGCGTGTGGTGCAGAACGGCGGCGCCCGCATATACGCCGACCTGGACAGCGTGCGCGTGGCGGGCAAGACGGGCACCGCGCAGAACCCCCACGGGGCCGACCACGGCTGGTTTATCGCCTTTGCCCCCATGGACGACCCGCAGATCGCCGTCGCCGTGCTCGTGGAGAACGCAGGATACGGCTCCCAGTCGGCCGCTCCCATCGCCTCGCTCATGATTGAGCAGTACCTGAACGGGCGCATCGGCGACAGCTGGGAGCGGCAGTTTACACGGCAGCGGGTGGAAGAACTCAAGGCCGAGCTCCGGGGAGGCGGGTCCGCCGACAGCGTGGCCGTGCCCACGACCGCCCCCTCCAACACCGAAGACGACCCGCAATGA
- the rodA gene encoding rod shape-determining protein RodA: MKSLRDLNWIMVGLWAALCAIGMVAIYSATLGPVSQFLPEYIQVNFWKQLIAFGIAVVVLVGVQFFDPRNFQEGSYLFYAVCIVLMILTLIFGREVNGARSWLVIGPLNLQTSELMKVATILAVANYLTSRRNISTENLRYALTTVGLILLPTVLVILQNDTGTAIVFLALIPVMLFWSGLPYGISLLMISPAIIGYLSIIAWYWGLAAALVLTLAIFLIQRRTWLTFVSFASGLLIVIGMQVALFQVLQPHQRARIEAFTNPSFDPQGAGWNVIQAKTAIGSGGLYGKGFTEGTQTQLRFLPEQWTDFIYCVIGEEFGFVGSSLVLLLFMGLVLRLLNSAGTHKSPFAQLVIVGVTTILFIHFFINVGSATALLPVIGLPLPFISYGGSALLANTLMLAICLNLDFYKRHFSIYG; encoded by the coding sequence ATGAAGAGCCTACGAGACCTGAACTGGATTATGGTAGGCCTCTGGGCGGCCCTCTGCGCCATCGGCATGGTGGCCATCTACAGCGCCACGCTGGGACCCGTCTCGCAGTTCCTGCCCGAATACATCCAGGTCAACTTCTGGAAGCAGCTCATCGCCTTCGGCATCGCAGTTGTGGTGCTTGTGGGCGTGCAGTTCTTTGATCCGCGCAACTTCCAGGAGGGTTCCTACCTCTTCTACGCAGTCTGCATCGTACTGATGATTCTCACGCTGATCTTCGGGCGCGAGGTGAACGGTGCAAGGAGCTGGCTGGTTATCGGACCCCTGAACCTGCAGACCAGCGAGCTGATGAAGGTGGCCACCATCCTGGCCGTGGCCAACTACCTGACCAGCCGGCGCAACATCTCCACGGAAAACCTGCGCTACGCCTTAACCACCGTGGGACTTATCCTGCTGCCCACCGTACTGGTGATCCTGCAGAACGACACCGGAACCGCCATCGTCTTCCTGGCACTCATCCCCGTCATGCTCTTCTGGTCCGGCCTCCCCTACGGGATCTCTCTGCTGATGATCTCCCCGGCTATCATCGGCTACCTGAGCATCATCGCATGGTACTGGGGACTGGCCGCCGCACTGGTGCTTACGCTGGCCATCTTCCTGATCCAGCGTCGGACCTGGCTCACCTTCGTCTCCTTCGCCAGCGGACTGCTTATCGTTATCGGCATGCAGGTGGCCCTCTTCCAGGTGCTTCAACCCCACCAGCGTGCGCGCATCGAAGCCTTCACCAACCCCTCATTCGATCCCCAAGGGGCCGGCTGGAACGTAATTCAGGCCAAGACGGCCATAGGTTCGGGGGGACTCTACGGCAAGGGATTCACGGAGGGGACCCAGACCCAGCTCCGCTTTCTGCCGGAGCAGTGGACCGACTTCATCTACTGCGTCATCGGCGAGGAGTTCGGCTTTGTCGGCTCCAGCCTGGTGCTGCTGCTTTTTATGGGTCTCGTGCTGAGGCTGCTCAACAGCGCGGGCACCCACAAGTCACCCTTCGCCCAGCTTGTCATCGTTGGGGTGACCACCATCCTATTCATCCACTTCTTCATCAACGTGGGCAGCGCCACCGCCCTGCTTCCCGTCATTGGACTGCCCCTGCCTTTCATCAGCTACGGGGGCTCGGCCCTGCTCGCCAACACCCTCATGCTGGCCATCTGCCTGAACCTGGACTTCTATAAGCGCCACTTCAGTATCTACGGCTAA
- a CDS encoding response regulator transcription factor, with amino-acid sequence MASVTILIAVYYELVRDGIEKLLDGQSGLSVADTVQNSKELASYDFPGGADLLVLDLDMPDLDARNFIHGLRREHPDVHVLALSDQADAETARAVMRVGASGYMMKKRGVEDLVKAIENIAGGGQYVCDDTLRLLIQQSGTSHDGALESDILTDREMEVLREICGELTNKEIAEKLSISVRTVDAHRRNLLQKTGARNTAGLVKYAIKHGLYEP; translated from the coding sequence ATGGCATCGGTTACAATCCTGATCGCGGTCTACTACGAACTGGTCCGTGACGGTATTGAAAAGCTGCTGGACGGCCAATCCGGGCTATCGGTCGCCGACACGGTGCAGAACTCCAAAGAACTTGCCTCCTACGACTTTCCCGGGGGGGCCGACCTGCTGGTCCTGGACCTTGACATGCCTGACCTGGATGCCCGCAATTTCATTCACGGACTGCGCCGGGAACATCCCGACGTCCACGTCCTGGCGCTGAGCGACCAGGCCGACGCCGAAACGGCTCGCGCCGTCATGCGGGTGGGCGCCTCGGGCTATATGATGAAAAAACGGGGCGTGGAAGACCTCGTCAAGGCCATCGAGAATATTGCCGGGGGCGGACAGTACGTCTGCGACGACACCCTCCGGCTGCTGATTCAGCAGAGCGGGACAAGCCATGACGGGGCGCTCGAATCGGACATCCTCACCGATCGCGAGATGGAGGTGCTGCGTGAAATCTGCGGGGAGCTTACCAACAAGGAGATCGCCGAAAAACTCTCCATCAGCGTCCGCACGGTGGACGCCCACCGCCGCAACCTGCTTCAGAAGACGGGCGCACGCAACACGGCCGGCCTGGTCAAATACGCGATAAAGCATGGCCTTTACGAGCCGTGA